The window GAGGTCCCCCAACTACCAGCACCAATAACTGCCACCTTTTCCCTCTTTCGTTTCATCAAAATCACACCCTTTTTTATTTTCTTTCTCTAGCAAAGGTTTTGATAGGTGTCCCTTCAAATCCAAAGGCATCACGAATTCTATTTACTAAAAATCTTTCATAAGAAAAATGAAGTAATTCTGGATCATTTACAAATACAACAAATGTCGGTGGTTTAACTGAAACTTGCGTCACATAATAAATCTTTAAACGTTTACCCTTATCTGTAGGGGTTGGATTCATTGCGACGGCATCCATAATCACATCATTCAATACAGTAGTCGATACCCGTTTTGAATGGTTTTCACTAGCCATATCAATCATTGGAATTAATGTATGAATCCGCTTCTTTGTTTTGGCGGAAAGGAAAACGATCGGTGCATAATCTAAATATAAAAATTGTTCACGGATCTTTGTCTCAAATTCCTTCATTGTCTTTTCATCTTTTTCAACTGCATCCCACTTGTTGACGACTATTACAACAGCACGACCCGCTTCATGGGCATAACCGGCAACTTTTTTATCCTGTTCAATAATTCCTTCTTCTGCATCTAGAACCACTAGAACCACATCGGAGCGCTCTATTGCTCGCAATGCTCGCAGGACACTATATTTTTCTGTACTTTCATATACTTTTCCTTTTTTTCTCATCCCTGCAGTGTCAATAATCATGTATCTTTGTCCGTTATACGTTAGACCTGAGTCAATTGCATCTCTTGTGGTACCTGCTATATCACTGACAATTACACGATCTTCCCCTAAAATAGCATTAACAAGTGATGATTTCCCGACATTTGGTCTTCCAATTAAACTAAATTTGATAATGTCATCATCATAGTCTTTATCCTTTTTATTAGGGAAATGCTTTGCTGCTTCATCAAGAAGATCACCGAGGCCTAAGCCGTGTGAACCAGATATAGCTATTGGTTCACCAAATCCTAGTGAGTAAAAATCATATATTTGTTCTCTCATCTCCGGGTTGTCCACTTTATTAACAGCTAGAACAACCGGCTTCTTTGATCTGTAAAGGATTTTTGCAACTTCTTCATCTGCCGCTGTTACCCCTTCTCTACCGTTTGTGATCAGAATAATAACATCTGCTTCATCGATGGCGATTTCTGCTTGAAGACGAATTTGTTCTAAAAACGGTTCATCACCGATATCAATTCCGCCTGTGTCAATAAGATTGAAATCATGAGTTAACCATTCTGCAGAACTATAAATACGGTCACGAGTTACACCGGGAATGTCTTCTACAATTGAAATTCGTTCTCCGACTATGCGATTAAAAATTGTTGACTTACCAACATTCGGGCGCCCAACAATGGCAACAACTGGTTTTACCAAAAAAACCACCCTTTCTTTTCCTTGCCTAATTTCATTATGACAATAATTATTAATTATACCAAATATGAGAAAAGCGCAAGCGCCCGGTTAGCGACGTATGGACTGGAGCTCTCCGACTGAGATAAAGGAAACACGGAGAGCGGAAGCGATCCGATGTTGACTTATCGTAGGGAGGAGAGTGAAGTACACTAGGCGCTGGGCGCTGGAGCTAGACACTCATCTAAGTTAAACATTCTATACTTTTTAAAAGTATGAAAAGAACCCTTCTTAAAAAAATAGAAGGGTCTAACTTCAATAGTTTAACAAAGAGAAAACTTCCAAGCAATGAAAACATTGGATTTCGACCTCAATGTTTTACGATTATGAGTAAATCTTCTGAAAGAGCATGAGCGATTCCATCAAGAATTGCTTCCAAGCTTGCACCAATATGTTCCATTTCTTCTTTTGTATCACAATGAAAAACAGTAGCCCCAAAAGATACTTTATTTATTTTTGTAGTAACAACAGCCAATATAGTTTTTTCCATCATCATTTTTTCCACCGTCATCTTTTTATATTCCCCTTAAGATTTCCCAGTTTTTCTTTCCGTGGGCATCCTTATGGCGTTCTCTAAGGTAGGCACCGCTCCAATAATGTCAATTGCTCTTTCAATGTTTTTTTCCTGGGGCAGGACGAACACTCCTATCCTTCCATCATCTAAGTCTCTTTTTGCTAGCGGAACAAGAGCTGGTGTACCTGAGTCCCTGTAAACACCTAATGCAGTTGAGACATCATGAAGGATGGCTTGTCGTTGCCCCAGATTAGCAATCGTGGTCCTAGCATTAAAATTTTTTGGTTTAAGGATAAAACCCATACCGTATTTCAATATTTCTTCCCGCCTTTTTTCTATACCAATATTCATAATATAAATATTCCCAACAAAAAGACCAGGACCATCAAATCTGGGTTGAATATATTCAATATCCACTATATCTTTTATTTTCCCTCCCGCCATTAGCGATTTAGAAACTAAAATAGAAATGATTCCTGCAGCAAGTCCCACCCAAATATTAAAAACTAAATAGCCCAACGTAGTTACTAATGACGTTAAGATGACCAGATAATTTCTACTTTCAAACGCTATGGCGATCCCTTCGATATATGTACTTCCTCGTGGTACCATTTCATATCCATCTAACTCTGTTAAAGTATTTCTTTCCATATTCCTAACTTCACGGAATTGTGAAGCAGCAATAGTCAGAAAGGTAATGGCTGTAAAATCCTCCTTTAATATTGCAGGAATGGCCACTGTTCCAAGACCTGCGGCAATAAACCCTAATGCAATGTGGATTATTTTCCCATGCAAATAGGTTGGGTACTGACGATAATCGGTTTTTAACATATAAATTCTACTAATTGTTCCAATCATCACTCCAAATGCAATCGGCCATGTATATTGATTTATGTGGATTTCTCCCGCC of the Bacillus sp. 1NLA3E genome contains:
- the der gene encoding ribosome biogenesis GTPase Der, which produces MVKPVVAIVGRPNVGKSTIFNRIVGERISIVEDIPGVTRDRIYSSAEWLTHDFNLIDTGGIDIGDEPFLEQIRLQAEIAIDEADVIILITNGREGVTAADEEVAKILYRSKKPVVLAVNKVDNPEMREQIYDFYSLGFGEPIAISGSHGLGLGDLLDEAAKHFPNKKDKDYDDDIIKFSLIGRPNVGKSSLVNAILGEDRVIVSDIAGTTRDAIDSGLTYNGQRYMIIDTAGMRKKGKVYESTEKYSVLRALRAIERSDVVLVVLDAEEGIIEQDKKVAGYAHEAGRAVVIVVNKWDAVEKDEKTMKEFETKIREQFLYLDYAPIVFLSAKTKKRIHTLIPMIDMASENHSKRVSTTVLNDVIMDAVAMNPTPTDKGKRLKIYYVTQVSVKPPTFVVFVNDPELLHFSYERFLVNRIRDAFGFEGTPIKTFARERK
- a CDS encoding capping complex subunit for YIEGIA, with translation MMMEKTILAVVTTKINKVSFGATVFHCDTKEEMEHIGASLEAILDGIAHALSEDLLIIVKH
- a CDS encoding YIEGIA family protein; protein product: MNQYTWPIAFGVMIGTISRIYMLKTDYRQYPTYLHGKIIHIALGFIAAGLGTVAIPAILKEDFTAITFLTIAASQFREVRNMERNTLTELDGYEMVPRGSTYIEGIAIAFESRNYLVILTSLVTTLGYLVFNIWVGLAAGIISILVSKSLMAGGKIKDIVDIEYIQPRFDGPGLFVGNIYIMNIGIEKRREEILKYGMGFILKPKNFNARTTIANLGQRQAILHDVSTALGVYRDSGTPALVPLAKRDLDDGRIGVFVLPQEKNIERAIDIIGAVPTLENAIRMPTERKTGKS